The Brevibacterium atlanticum genome segment CTGAGGCCTGCCAGCACCGAGTCATTGCAGCGGGCCCACTGCGGCATGCAATTCTCTCAACGACTCACGTTCTTCGGTGAGTATTTCAGAGAAGAGTGAGTCGTCTGCGGCGCCTCACCCGATCGGCATTGCGTCTCCCCCTCGTTCGCCAATCTACCTACAAGTTGTCTTGCATCATACAGGTTCATCGGAAGCTGAGACTCCCCGATCGATCGACGAACACGACGGAACCTGTGGTGGACTGGTGTCATGAGCGACGCCTCACTGGGATTGCGGCACCGGATCATCAACGCGGCCATGCGCACCGTGTACTTCGGTCGCGTGCGCGTGCTCGACCTCAGCGGAAGTCAGGACGGACAGGCACCGCCCTCCCCCACCCGACGTCCCCGCCTCATCATCGCCAGCCACCGCAACGGCGCGATCGACGGCCACCAGGTGCTTGCGGCATTTCCCCGCGCCCAGTTCCTCGTCTCGATCCAACTCCTCCGCCACTGGTTCCTCCGCCTGTTCATCGCCGGCATCCCCGTCGTCCGACCCAAGGACGTCGACCGCTACGGCCTCGATCCGGCCTCGGTGGCCAGCCCCGTCGACGCCGGCCTCGCCCACCTGCGCCGAGGCGGTGACCTCGGCATCTTCCCCGAGGCCAGCAGCGAATGGGGCCATCGTCCCCAGCCGTACAAGTCCGGTGCCGCCCGCATCGCCTGCACCCTCATCGACGAAGGCATCGACCTCGAGGTCATCCCCGTCGGCCTGTTCTACTCGACCCCGGATCGGTTCCGCTCCCGCGCCGAGGTGGTCCACGGACCCGCGGTCACGCTCCCCTCCCGTGACGGCCGGGATCGACGGGAATGGGAGTCGGCGGTCGCCTCGGCGATGGGATCGGCCCTCGACGCAGTTTCGGTCAACTGCCCCGACGAAGCCACCTTCGAACGCATCGAAGCCGAGGCGCTCGAACGCGCACGACGGACTCCCGGCAGAGGAGCGAGCTACGCGCAGACGTTCCTCGAGCTCCAGCAGGCGGCAGACTCGGCTGACGGTCGGGACGGCGCCGGCACCCGGGCTGGCAATGGGAGGGGCGGCCCCACCTCGGCGAACGCCGGGCCAGCACCACGCACCTACCCACTCATCCGCGCCCTCGGGTTCGCGCTCATGTGGGTCTTCGCGCCCGTCCTCGCCGCCGCAGGCTTCGCCGGGTCGCGGGCGGACGGTCGCAATACTGTCACATTCTTTCGCCTCCTCGCGGGCTTCGCAGCGGTTATGGTCTGGGTACCGGCGCTGATCGTCGCGGCCGTCTTCTGGCCCGCGGTCATCGGCGCAGGCGTCCTCAGCGGCATGATCGGCTGGCTGCTGCTGGGGATGCGCCGCATCCGGCTGTGAACCGCCTCGTCAATGGCAGATGTGCGTCAGCCGCAGACCCGAAGGAGCACCGATGAGCCTCACCCTCAGCTTCACCGATCCCCTCGCCACCGAGCTGGCCCGCAGCGGCGGCAAGGGCGCGAGCCTGGCCAAATCCGCGCAGAACCTGCCCGTGCCCGGCGGGTTCATCGTCACCGCCGATGCCTACACCCGTTTCATCGCGCCCCTGCAGACCCGCATCACCGAGCTCATCGGCACCGACTCCCCCGCCGAGGCGATCGCCGAGCTCATCCGCACCACACCGTTCCCCGAGGCGTGGCTGAGCGAATTCGCCGAGGCGGCCACCGCAGCCGGTCTCGACGACGGGGCCGTGGCCGTGCGATCCTCGGGCACGATGGAGGACCTGCCGGGTGCCGCGTTCGCAGGGCAGCACGACACCTACCTCGGCGTGCGCGGAATCCGTGCGATCGCCGAGGCGGTGCGCGACTGCTATGCCTCCCTGTGGAACGAGCACGCCTTCCGTTATCGCCGGCAGCTCGGCGTCGACCAGCTCGAGGCGAAGATGGCCGTCGTCGTCCAGCTCATGGTCGCTGTCGGCGCCGAGGAGGCCGCCGGGGTCGCGTTCTCCGTCGACCCGGTGCGCGGCAACACCGACGAGGTGCTCATCAATGCGGCCTTCGGCCTCGGCGAAACGGTCGTCGGCGGAGAGGAACCCGTCGACGAATTCCGGGTGCACCGGGAGACCGGAGAGCAAGTCGCTGCCGAGATCGCCGAGAAGCCGACTGCGCTGGTCATGCGTGAGCCCGCCGGTGACGGGGGTGGCGGGAACCGCCTCGGTGTTGGGGACGAGGCGCGGACGACGGTCGTCCGCCTCGGCGAGGAGCAGCGGTCGCGCCCGGCGCTGACGCAGGAGCAGACCAGGGCGGTGGCCGAACTCGCGGTGGAGGCGGAGAACCATTTCGGGTTCGCGCAGGACATCGAATGGGCGATCCACGACGGGCGGCTCTACCTTCTCCAGTCGCGGCCGATCACCAGGGTCGCCCCGAGGTGGACCCGCGACGAATCGGCGGAACGCTTCCCCACCCCGGTGACCCCGTTGACCTGGGATCTCGTGGAGGCTGGGTTCCACCATTCGCTCAATCACAGCTTCGATCTCATGGGGCTGCCGCCGTTCGACGACAAATGGTTCGTCATGCGCGACTTCTACATCTACGGCAACCAGACCGCCGTCGACCTCTACGCCGGGCGGCTGCCGACGAACATGCTCTCCAGCGTCGAGGCGATCACGGAATCGCTGCCGCAGATCGCTCGGCAGTTCGGGTGGGTCCAGGAGCTGCCGGTGCAGTGGATGCGCGATCTCGACACGTATCTCATCGGAATCGGACGGCTGTCGAATGAACCGCTCGAGGACAAGTCACTGCTCGAGGTGTGGGAGCACGTGATCGCGATCAGTGACCTCGGCACCGAGTACTTCCGCCCGAACATCGCGATCTCGCTGACGCAGGGCACACTCTATGCCGCTCTGCAGCACATGCTCTCGCTCGCTCTCGACGAAGAGCAGGCGCAGGTCGTGTTCGAACGTCTCATGGCTTCGACCGAGACGAAGACCTCGCAGGTCAACGCCGAGTTGAGAGACCTATCGGCATACGTGGCAGCCGATGCGCAGCTGCTGGCCGCACTCGAGGACAACCATGGTGAGGCCGGGGTGGCAGCACTTCAGCGATTCCCGGAGTTCGCTGGCGCGTTCGAGAAGTTCTTGGCTCAGCACGGCCACCGTGAGCTCGACTTCGATGCCTACCATCCGACCTGGGTGGAGGCCCCACACATCGTGCTCGACCAGATCCGGCTGCTCGCCGCACGGACGGCGGCGGAGCGGGACTCCGCGAACGGCACGGCAGGAGCCGGCGGCGTGGGGAGTGCCGACGGCGAGGCAGGGCCCTCGCAGTCGGCGGTCCCCTCGGACATGGAGCGCAAGATCGTGCAGGCCGAGACCGAACGTGCCGTCGTCAATGCCGCACCGGAGCAGCTGCGCTACCTCGTCCAGGAGGTCATCCGTCTGGCGCGGACCTACACCGCGCTCGATGACCTCGAGCACTATCAGACGACTCGGCTGACCCTGCCGATGCGCCGGGCTCTTCGGGAACTCGGGGCACGCCTCGTCGACGCCGGAGTCCTGTCCGAGGCCTCGGACGTATACTTCATCGACTTCGAGCACCTCGATGAGGCGATCCGCACCGCCGACACCGATGGCGGTGCAGGTGCCAGCGCAGCAGGAACCTCGGACCGTACGTCCGCCCTGTCAGGACTCACGGAGATCGCGGCACAGAACAAGGCCGCCTACCAGACCGCGGTCGACCGCAC includes the following:
- a CDS encoding lysophospholipid acyltransferase family protein, translating into MSDASLGLRHRIINAAMRTVYFGRVRVLDLSGSQDGQAPPSPTRRPRLIIASHRNGAIDGHQVLAAFPRAQFLVSIQLLRHWFLRLFIAGIPVVRPKDVDRYGLDPASVASPVDAGLAHLRRGGDLGIFPEASSEWGHRPQPYKSGAARIACTLIDEGIDLEVIPVGLFYSTPDRFRSRAEVVHGPAVTLPSRDGRDRREWESAVASAMGSALDAVSVNCPDEATFERIEAEALERARRTPGRGASYAQTFLELQQAADSADGRDGAGTRAGNGRGGPTSANAGPAPRTYPLIRALGFALMWVFAPVLAAAGFAGSRADGRNTVTFFRLLAGFAAVMVWVPALIVAAVFWPAVIGAGVLSGMIGWLLLGMRRIRL
- a CDS encoding PEP/pyruvate-binding domain-containing protein, coding for MSLTLSFTDPLATELARSGGKGASLAKSAQNLPVPGGFIVTADAYTRFIAPLQTRITELIGTDSPAEAIAELIRTTPFPEAWLSEFAEAATAAGLDDGAVAVRSSGTMEDLPGAAFAGQHDTYLGVRGIRAIAEAVRDCYASLWNEHAFRYRRQLGVDQLEAKMAVVVQLMVAVGAEEAAGVAFSVDPVRGNTDEVLINAAFGLGETVVGGEEPVDEFRVHRETGEQVAAEIAEKPTALVMREPAGDGGGGNRLGVGDEARTTVVRLGEEQRSRPALTQEQTRAVAELAVEAENHFGFAQDIEWAIHDGRLYLLQSRPITRVAPRWTRDESAERFPTPVTPLTWDLVEAGFHHSLNHSFDLMGLPPFDDKWFVMRDFYIYGNQTAVDLYAGRLPTNMLSSVEAITESLPQIARQFGWVQELPVQWMRDLDTYLIGIGRLSNEPLEDKSLLEVWEHVIAISDLGTEYFRPNIAISLTQGTLYAALQHMLSLALDEEQAQVVFERLMASTETKTSQVNAELRDLSAYVAADAQLLAALEDNHGEAGVAALQRFPEFAGAFEKFLAQHGHRELDFDAYHPTWVEAPHIVLDQIRLLAARTAAERDSANGTAGAGGVGSADGEAGPSQSAVPSDMERKIVQAETERAVVNAAPEQLRYLVQEVIRLARTYTALDDLEHYQTTRLTLPMRRALRELGARLVDAGVLSEASDVYFIDFEHLDEAIRTADTDGGAGASAAGTSDRTSALSGLTEIAAQNKAAYQTAVDRTPEWEYGATTPAVDADGDQITGTAGSPGTVEGEVFVVHSPADFSSFPDGAILVARTTNPAWTALFYQASGVITESGGALSHGAVTARELGLPAVMAIRDATSRFTSGQRVRIDGSNGTVTDLDSANAAG